One Deltaproteobacteria bacterium DNA segment encodes these proteins:
- a CDS encoding glucose-6-phosphate isomerase has translation MTVTVEVEGLPTLGSVLGTLRSKRALERVWGRDSTLWKEGDPAAKASIDSRLGWLDAPAGFSERMGELAEVTARLLEGVDRVVLLGMGGSSLCPEVLARSFGHQAQGKPLHVLDSTDPDAIAALLEQIDPARTRFLVASKSGGTIETLSLYRFFLERVGKGEAFVAITDPGSQLEGWAREEGFAATLLNPADIGGRFSALSHFGLLPAALLGLPLDALLAGARAQAEADGPGVDPEESPAARLAAAMAAAVAEGRDKLTLLTEEPLTSLGAWIEQLVAESTGKEGKGVVPVDLEPAGLPRGDDRLYVHLDVGTTRRAALEGVPEGAPLLRIHLPELESIGGAFFLWEMATALTGALLEVNPFDEPNVKEAKSRTGELLEVFEAEGALPASRTEHLVEGLRLDADAAFEPGEVTTVDQVLAAHLERGKAGDYLCLQAFLPMREETEAALARLRARLARRSGLATTSGFGPRFLHSSGQLHKGGPDTGLFLQLTHTPAASFAVPGAAYDFGTLFAAQARGDFQALADRGKRVLRIDLGEGDLVQALDGLLAG, from the coding sequence ATGACGGTCACGGTCGAGGTGGAGGGGCTGCCGACCCTGGGGTCGGTGCTGGGGACCTTGCGCTCGAAGCGGGCGCTCGAGCGCGTCTGGGGGCGCGACAGCACCCTCTGGAAGGAGGGCGATCCTGCGGCCAAGGCCTCGATCGACAGCCGGCTGGGCTGGCTCGACGCGCCGGCCGGGTTCTCGGAGAGGATGGGCGAGCTCGCCGAGGTCACCGCCCGCCTCCTCGAGGGGGTCGATCGGGTGGTGCTCCTGGGGATGGGCGGCTCGTCCCTCTGCCCGGAGGTGCTCGCCCGCAGCTTCGGTCATCAAGCGCAGGGGAAGCCGCTCCACGTCCTCGACAGCACCGACCCGGACGCCATCGCGGCGCTCCTCGAGCAGATCGATCCGGCGCGCACGCGCTTCCTGGTCGCCTCGAAGTCCGGCGGCACCATCGAGACCCTCTCCCTCTACCGCTTCTTCCTCGAGCGCGTCGGGAAGGGTGAGGCCTTCGTGGCCATCACCGATCCCGGCTCGCAGCTCGAGGGGTGGGCGCGGGAGGAGGGCTTCGCCGCGACCCTGCTGAACCCCGCCGACATCGGCGGGCGCTTCTCGGCCCTCTCGCACTTCGGCCTCCTGCCGGCCGCGCTCCTCGGCCTCCCCCTCGACGCGCTGCTGGCCGGCGCCCGAGCGCAGGCCGAGGCCGACGGCCCCGGCGTCGATCCCGAGGAGAGCCCCGCCGCCCGCCTCGCCGCCGCGATGGCCGCGGCCGTCGCCGAGGGGAGGGACAAGCTCACCCTCCTGACCGAGGAGCCGCTGACGAGCCTCGGCGCGTGGATCGAGCAGCTCGTCGCCGAGTCCACCGGCAAGGAGGGCAAGGGCGTCGTCCCCGTCGACCTCGAGCCGGCGGGCCTCCCCCGGGGCGACGATCGCCTCTACGTCCACCTCGACGTGGGCACGACCCGCCGCGCTGCCCTGGAGGGCGTGCCCGAGGGCGCGCCCCTGCTGCGGATCCACCTGCCCGAGCTCGAGTCGATCGGGGGCGCCTTCTTCCTCTGGGAGATGGCCACGGCCCTGACCGGGGCGCTCCTCGAGGTGAACCCCTTCGACGAGCCGAACGTGAAGGAGGCCAAGAGCCGCACCGGCGAGCTCCTCGAGGTCTTCGAGGCCGAGGGGGCGCTGCCGGCGAGCCGGACCGAGCACCTCGTCGAGGGCCTGCGCCTGGACGCCGACGCCGCCTTCGAGCCCGGCGAGGTCACGACCGTCGATCAGGTCCTCGCCGCTCACCTCGAGCGGGGCAAGGCGGGCGACTACCTCTGCCTCCAGGCCTTCCTGCCCATGCGCGAGGAGACCGAGGCCGCCCTCGCTCGCCTGCGCGCGCGGCTGGCCCGGCGCTCGGGGCTCGCCACCACCTCGGGCTTCGGCCCGCGCTTCCTCCACTCCTCCGGGCAGCTCCACAAGGGCGGCCCCGACACCGGGCTCTTCCTCCAGCTCACCCACACCCCCGCGGCGAGCTTCGCGGTGCCCGGCGCCGCCTACGACTTCGGCACCCTCTTCGCGGCCCAGGCGCGGGGCGACTTCCAGGCGCTGGCCGACCGCGGGAAGCGGGTGTTGCGCATCGACCTCGGTGAGGGTGACCTGGTCCAGGCACTCGACGGGCTCCTGGCGGGTTAG
- the purF gene encoding amidophosphoribosyltransferase — protein MSDHGKPVDVRERGPSENWDEGAAFRDRCGVFGVFGNPEASKLTYLGIHALQHRGQESAGIVAASNGQILGHRGMGLVADVFSAETLDRLKGEAAIGHVRYSTAGESQLKNAQPFMVDYSGGALAVAHNGNLVNARKLRRDLETQGSIFQSTMDTEVLMHLIARSRAGSLEERVEEALRQVEGAYSLLFLSREVLIGARDPLGFRPLVLGRVGGTYVLASETCALDLIEAELIREVQPGEIVVIDRGGLRSIRPDHLRATRKGHCIFELVYFSRPDSMIFGRSVWQARKAMGRSLAREHPVEADLVIPVPDSGVPAAIGYSEESGVPFDLGLVRSHYVGRTFIEPAQSIRNFGVKLKLSPVRAALAGKRVVVVDDSVVRGTTSRKIVAMLRNAGAREVHLRIASPPTTDPCYFGIDTPTKQELIAASHSVEEIARYVTADTLGYLSQQGLHEAAQDSGEMYCDGCFTGNYLIDHEEPESGGERLRLVREGREA, from the coding sequence ATGAGCGACCACGGCAAGCCAGTCGACGTGCGTGAGCGGGGCCCGAGCGAGAACTGGGACGAGGGCGCCGCCTTCCGCGATCGCTGCGGCGTCTTCGGCGTCTTCGGCAACCCCGAGGCCTCGAAGCTCACCTACCTGGGCATCCACGCCCTCCAGCACCGGGGGCAGGAGTCCGCCGGCATCGTCGCCGCGAGCAACGGCCAGATCCTGGGCCACCGGGGGATGGGCCTGGTCGCCGACGTCTTCAGCGCCGAGACCCTCGACCGGCTCAAGGGCGAGGCGGCGATCGGGCACGTGCGCTACAGCACGGCGGGCGAGTCGCAGCTGAAGAACGCCCAGCCCTTCATGGTGGACTACTCCGGCGGCGCGCTGGCGGTGGCCCACAACGGCAACCTGGTCAACGCCCGGAAGCTGCGGCGGGACCTGGAGACCCAGGGCTCGATCTTCCAGTCGACCATGGACACCGAGGTGCTGATGCACCTCATCGCCCGCTCCCGGGCCGGCAGCCTGGAGGAGCGTGTCGAGGAGGCCCTGCGGCAGGTCGAGGGGGCCTACTCCCTCCTCTTCCTCTCCCGGGAGGTCCTCATCGGCGCCCGCGACCCCCTCGGCTTCCGGCCCCTCGTGCTCGGCCGGGTGGGGGGCACTTACGTCCTGGCCAGCGAGACCTGCGCCCTCGACCTGATCGAGGCCGAGCTGATCCGCGAGGTGCAGCCCGGCGAGATCGTGGTCATCGACAGGGGGGGGCTGCGCTCGATCCGGCCCGACCACCTGCGGGCGACGCGCAAGGGCCACTGCATCTTCGAGCTGGTCTACTTCTCCCGGCCCGACTCCATGATCTTCGGCCGCAGCGTCTGGCAGGCCCGCAAGGCCATGGGCCGCAGCCTCGCCCGCGAGCACCCCGTCGAGGCGGACCTGGTCATCCCGGTCCCCGACTCGGGGGTCCCGGCGGCGATCGGCTACAGCGAGGAGTCGGGGGTGCCCTTCGACCTGGGGCTGGTCCGCTCCCACTACGTCGGCCGCACCTTCATCGAGCCGGCGCAGTCGATCCGCAACTTCGGGGTGAAGCTCAAGCTCTCCCCGGTGCGCGCCGCCCTCGCCGGCAAGCGGGTGGTGGTCGTGGACGACTCGGTGGTGCGGGGCACCACCAGCCGGAAGATCGTCGCGATGCTGCGGAACGCCGGCGCCCGCGAGGTGCACCTGCGCATCGCCAGCCCGCCGACGACCGATCCCTGCTACTTCGGCATCGACACCCCGACCAAGCAGGAGCTGATCGCCGCCTCCCACAGCGTGGAGGAGATCGCCCGCTACGTCACCGCCGACACCCTCGGCTACCTCTCCCAGCAGGGGCTGCACGAGGCGGCGCAGGACTCGGGTGAGATGTACTGCGACGGCTGCTTCACCGGGAACTACCTCATCGACCACGAGGAGCCCGAGTCCGGGGGCGAGCGGCTGCGTCTGGTTCGAGAAGGGAGAGAAGCATGA
- the rpsA gene encoding 30S ribosomal protein S1 translates to MSDHEESFEALLEQSLAERPIGRQPRLGEKITGMVVSISSEWVIVDLGAKTEGVIEAAELMDDEGQLTVKVGDELDAFVSAVDDGVRLSRRVRPESGSDEALRQIFEAGLPVEGVVTGVNKGGLEVKVAGKRAFCQISQIQLDYCEDPSVYVGQKLEFRILKMSGRDILVSRRVLLEAERAEAAAGLWERLEPGQILEGEVSRIAAFGAFVNLGGVDGLIHVSELSHERIEDPGSLLKVGQAVKVQVVTVDREAERIGLSLKALEADPWDSVVEQLPPGLELQGTVTRLQPFGAFVALGGGMEGLVHVSELSDRRINHPKEVVEEGQRVDVRVIEVDPERRRIALSMREARQAPGALPRVGDTFTAVVDRIESYGLLVKFAGHRGLVPGKELPGDRSSKRSLEEVYPVGAELEVAVIEVDESKGRIRLSVNELERAKDRAEWQTFQQKQGGGSFGTSLGDLLAKRGKK, encoded by the coding sequence ATGAGCGATCACGAAGAGAGCTTCGAAGCCCTGCTCGAACAGTCCCTCGCCGAGCGGCCCATCGGCCGGCAACCCCGCCTGGGAGAGAAGATCACCGGCATGGTGGTCTCCATCTCCTCCGAGTGGGTGATCGTCGATCTCGGCGCCAAGACCGAGGGGGTCATCGAGGCCGCCGAGCTGATGGACGACGAGGGCCAGCTCACGGTGAAGGTCGGCGACGAGCTCGACGCCTTCGTCTCGGCGGTCGACGACGGCGTGCGCCTCTCCCGGCGGGTGCGACCCGAGTCCGGCTCGGACGAGGCCCTGCGGCAGATCTTCGAGGCGGGCCTGCCGGTGGAGGGCGTGGTCACCGGCGTGAACAAGGGCGGCCTCGAGGTGAAGGTCGCTGGCAAGCGGGCCTTCTGCCAGATCAGCCAGATCCAGCTCGACTACTGCGAGGACCCTTCCGTCTACGTGGGCCAGAAGCTCGAGTTCAGGATCCTCAAGATGAGCGGCCGCGACATCCTGGTCTCGCGCCGGGTGCTGCTCGAGGCCGAGCGGGCCGAGGCCGCGGCCGGCCTCTGGGAGCGCCTCGAGCCCGGACAGATCCTCGAGGGCGAGGTCAGCCGCATCGCCGCCTTCGGCGCCTTCGTGAACCTCGGCGGGGTCGACGGCCTGATCCACGTCTCCGAGCTCTCCCACGAGCGCATCGAAGATCCCGGCAGCCTGCTGAAGGTGGGCCAGGCGGTGAAGGTGCAGGTCGTCACCGTCGACCGCGAGGCCGAGCGCATCGGGCTCTCGCTCAAGGCCCTCGAGGCCGACCCCTGGGACAGCGTCGTCGAGCAGCTGCCGCCCGGGCTCGAGCTGCAGGGCACGGTCACCCGCCTCCAGCCCTTCGGGGCCTTCGTCGCCCTCGGCGGCGGCATGGAGGGGCTGGTGCACGTCTCCGAGCTCTCCGACCGGCGGATCAACCACCCCAAGGAGGTGGTCGAGGAGGGGCAGCGGGTCGACGTGCGGGTCATCGAGGTCGACCCCGAGCGCCGGCGCATCGCGCTCTCCATGCGCGAGGCGAGGCAGGCGCCCGGCGCCCTGCCGCGGGTGGGGGACACCTTCACCGCCGTGGTCGACCGCATCGAGTCCTACGGCCTGCTGGTGAAGTTCGCCGGCCACCGCGGGCTGGTCCCCGGCAAGGAGCTGCCCGGCGACCGCTCCTCGAAGCGCTCCCTCGAGGAGGTCTACCCGGTGGGCGCCGAGCTGGAGGTCGCGGTCATCGAGGTCGACGAGAGCAAGGGGCGGATCCGGCTCTCGGTGAACGAGCTCGAGCGCGCCAAGGATCGCGCCGAGTGGCAGACCTTCCAGCAGAAGCAGGGCGGCGGCTCCTTCGGCACCTCGCTGGGGGATCTGCTGGCGAAGCGCGGGAAGAAGTAG
- a CDS encoding beta-propeller domain-containing protein, which yields MKSTTIRLLTPLLASLFALTTGCADAKSGVNDTGVARDTPSEGEEPRGTRPIKEILESDLYRLVADQLYVYNETAGIYALDLSDPQVPMIRAHQEIFGPAGELYAHDGKLVVVLEQASIGCIAPEGMPASYQGSEIVVLSDRGDALEVESRTCLAGRLTDTRLRGDVLYAVTGESDRDRTFAFSLDLADPREPRLAGQVELPGESREIFLNDQVLYVARATAPENDSGWAPETLVTFIDISRLDGQIRERGSVRLPGSPQGRFHMDAHQQTFRIVTFDESAWSSSLHVIDASRPDHLQVVGTLEGLAEGENLHATRFVGERAYVVTWQQVDPLWVIDLSDPTRPSIMGELEIPGWSDFIFPREGGRLLTVGRGPSMGIAVSLFDVTEPSRPAQLATVEFGDGASQSEAIGDFRGAQILEQGALGEGSLPLIAIPTATETYVEGSGDWACLPALHLVDLNGDQLRVRGSVVAEGAIRRSFAAGGQLLALTDLELRSLDVSDRDQPRTTASVALGNEETARYACEWTDERVWGGMWMGDDMVMACSADATSTSGPGAALALALIFGAIGLLRPRRRR from the coding sequence ATGAAGTCCACGACGATCCGGCTGCTCACCCCGCTCCTCGCGAGCCTCTTCGCCCTCACCACGGGCTGTGCCGACGCGAAGTCCGGCGTCAACGATACCGGCGTCGCCCGGGATACCCCCTCCGAGGGGGAGGAGCCCCGGGGCACCCGCCCGATCAAGGAGATCCTGGAGTCGGATCTCTACCGGCTCGTGGCGGATCAGCTCTACGTCTACAACGAGACCGCCGGGATCTACGCCCTCGACCTCTCCGATCCCCAGGTGCCGATGATCCGCGCCCACCAGGAGATCTTCGGGCCGGCCGGCGAGCTCTACGCCCACGACGGAAAGCTCGTGGTGGTCCTCGAGCAGGCCAGCATCGGCTGCATCGCCCCCGAGGGGATGCCCGCCTCGTACCAGGGCAGCGAGATCGTGGTGCTCAGCGACCGCGGTGACGCGCTCGAGGTCGAGAGCCGGACCTGCCTGGCCGGCCGCCTCACCGACACCCGCCTGCGGGGCGACGTCCTCTACGCCGTCACCGGCGAGAGCGACCGCGACCGCACCTTCGCCTTCTCACTGGACCTCGCCGACCCCCGCGAGCCGCGGCTGGCCGGCCAGGTGGAGCTGCCCGGCGAGAGCCGCGAGATCTTCCTGAACGACCAGGTCCTCTACGTCGCCCGCGCCACCGCCCCCGAGAACGACTCGGGCTGGGCCCCCGAGACCCTCGTGACCTTCATCGACATCTCCCGCCTCGACGGCCAGATCCGCGAGCGGGGCTCGGTGCGCCTCCCCGGCAGCCCCCAGGGCCGCTTCCACATGGACGCCCACCAGCAGACCTTCCGCATCGTCACCTTCGACGAGTCCGCCTGGTCCAGCAGCCTGCACGTCATCGACGCCAGCCGCCCCGACCACCTCCAGGTCGTCGGCACTCTCGAGGGCCTCGCCGAGGGCGAGAACCTCCACGCCACCCGCTTCGTGGGCGAGCGCGCCTACGTCGTCACCTGGCAGCAGGTCGATCCCCTCTGGGTCATCGACCTCTCCGACCCCACCCGCCCGAGCATCATGGGCGAGCTGGAGATCCCGGGCTGGTCCGACTTCATCTTCCCCCGCGAGGGTGGCCGCCTGCTGACCGTGGGACGCGGCCCCTCGATGGGCATCGCCGTCTCCCTCTTCGACGTGACCGAGCCCTCGCGGCCCGCCCAGCTCGCGACCGTCGAGTTCGGAGACGGCGCGAGCCAGTCCGAGGCCATCGGCGACTTCCGCGGCGCCCAGATCCTGGAGCAGGGCGCGCTGGGAGAGGGCTCCCTGCCCCTCATCGCCATCCCCACCGCCACCGAGACCTACGTCGAGGGCAGCGGGGACTGGGCCTGCCTGCCGGCCCTCCACCTGGTCGACCTCAACGGGGACCAGCTGCGGGTGCGCGGCTCCGTCGTGGCCGAGGGCGCCATCCGCCGCAGCTTCGCCGCGGGCGGGCAGCTGCTGGCCCTCACCGACCTCGAGCTGCGCAGCCTCGACGTCAGCGACCGCGACCAGCCCCGGACCACCGCCAGCGTCGCCCTCGGCAACGAGGAGACCGCCCGCTACGCCTGCGAGTGGACCGACGAGCGGGTCTGGGGCGGCATGTGGATGGGCGACGACATGGTGATGGCCTGCTCCGCCGACGCCACCTCGACCTCCGGCCCCGGCGCCGCCCTGGCGCTGGCCCTGATCTTCGGAGCCATCGGCCTCCTGCGCCCGCGGCGCCGCCGCTAG
- a CDS encoding DUF4476 domain-containing protein yields the protein MKSLQSLRPLALLAALTIGPALAQTESVRIDMGAGGMSMSVTTSGESADVTMRTIEGYGDAVIIDRARLLTTLGDLNEELARLQGVTAGGDRNACRRASGDLSALRSSIRLLIDDLRAAPGIDTRGPVAAPPPPMPAPEPLPPPVPAGPIAMDGPQFHEILAAVRAEDFESGKLDVLRDATDHAWYTVAQVKQVLDVFSFGSGKLKALEIMAPQIVDLENKFKIYGAFTFDSDKKKAKKILSAVTR from the coding sequence ATGAAGTCCCTGCAGTCACTTCGCCCCCTCGCCCTCCTCGCGGCCCTGACGATCGGCCCGGCCCTGGCCCAGACCGAGAGCGTTCGCATCGACATGGGTGCGGGCGGCATGTCGATGAGCGTCACCACCTCCGGCGAGAGCGCCGACGTGACGATGCGGACCATCGAGGGCTACGGTGACGCGGTGATCATCGACCGGGCCCGGCTGCTGACCACCCTCGGCGACCTCAACGAGGAGCTCGCCCGCCTGCAGGGCGTCACCGCCGGCGGCGACCGGAACGCCTGCCGCCGGGCCTCCGGTGATCTGAGCGCGCTGCGCAGCTCGATCCGCCTGCTCATCGACGACCTGCGCGCCGCCCCCGGGATCGACACCCGCGGCCCCGTCGCGGCCCCGCCGCCGCCGATGCCGGCGCCCGAGCCCCTGCCGCCGCCGGTGCCCGCCGGCCCGATCGCGATGGACGGCCCGCAGTTCCACGAGATCCTCGCGGCCGTGCGCGCCGAGGACTTCGAGAGCGGCAAGCTCGACGTGCTGCGCGACGCCACCGATCACGCCTGGTACACCGTGGCCCAGGTCAAGCAGGTCCTCGACGTCTTCTCCTTCGGCTCGGGCAAGCTCAAGGCCCTGGAGATCATGGCCCCGCAGATCGTGGACCTGGAGAACAAGTTCAAGATCTACGGCGCCTTCACCTTCGACTCGGACAAGAAGAAGGCGAAGAAGATCTTGAGCGCGGTGACGCGCTAG
- a CDS encoding patatin-like phospholipase family protein: MNRTSPTLAEALAAEPFTLALGSGFFGFFAHLGMVQALAARDLKPRRLVGVSAGAIISAAWASGTPLSKVEETLLSLRRQDFWDPSLGLGLLRGRRFRRLLEETLSAPDFEGLEVPLAVTTVRPFTEGMTVIDSGDLPSAVHASCAVPFLFQPVRREGLLLWDGGVRERSGAAALAPDERTLFHHLASRSPWRRKGSRSMDVPTGENRCALVIEGLPRLGPFRLEEGPEAISRARAATERALDRPFEPIVQV; this comes from the coding sequence ATGAACCGCACCTCCCCCACCCTGGCCGAGGCCCTCGCCGCCGAGCCCTTCACCCTGGCCCTCGGCTCGGGCTTCTTCGGCTTCTTCGCCCACCTCGGCATGGTGCAGGCCCTGGCCGCCCGGGACCTGAAGCCCCGGCGCCTGGTGGGGGTGAGCGCCGGCGCGATCATCAGCGCGGCCTGGGCCAGCGGGACCCCCCTCTCGAAGGTGGAGGAGACCCTGCTCTCCCTGCGCCGCCAGGACTTCTGGGATCCCTCCCTGGGCCTGGGGCTGCTGCGCGGCCGGCGCTTCCGCCGCCTGCTGGAGGAGACCCTCTCGGCGCCCGACTTCGAGGGCCTGGAGGTCCCGCTGGCGGTCACCACCGTGCGGCCCTTCACCGAGGGCATGACGGTGATCGACTCGGGCGACCTGCCCTCCGCGGTCCACGCCTCCTGCGCCGTGCCCTTCCTCTTCCAGCCGGTGCGCCGCGAGGGCCTGCTGCTCTGGGACGGAGGCGTACGCGAGCGCTCGGGCGCGGCGGCGCTGGCGCCCGATGAGCGCACCCTCTTCCACCACCTCGCCTCGCGCTCCCCCTGGCGGCGCAAGGGCAGCAGGTCGATGGACGTGCCCACCGGCGAGAACCGCTGCGCCCTGGTCATCGAGGGCCTGCCCCGCCTCGGACCCTTCCGGCTCGAGGAGGGCCCCGAGGCGATCTCGCGCGCCCGCGCGGCGACCGAGCGCGCGCTCGATCGGCCCTTCGAGCCGATCGTCCAGGTCTAG
- the purL gene encoding phosphoribosylformylglycinamidine synthase subunit PurL has product MPASSTPKALPTDPPIDDALAYAHGLTEAEWENARAILGRLPTYTELGIFSVMWSEHCSYKSSRVHLKRLPTEGPQVLQGPGENAGIVDIGDGWAVCFKMESHNHPSYIEPYQGAATGVGGILRDVFTMGARPVANLDSLRFGRPDHPKTPHLVSGVVAGIGGYGNCMGVPTVGGEVAFDASYDGNCLVNAFTAGFLRADRIFRGYAAGPGNPVLYVGAKTGRDGIHGATMASESFDEESESKRPTVQVGDPFTEKLLLEACLELFATDCIVGIQDMGAAGLTSSSFEMAGRAGTGLRLDLDRVPQREEKMTPYELMLSESQERMLMVAKKGKEDEVRRIFEKWDLDAEVVGEVTDTGRVEVIFHGEVVADLPAAPLADEAPRYDRPQARPAWLDERWAFDPASLPPLEDAGEVLLRLLHTPDQASKRWVYEQYDHMVRLGGQIRPGEGDAALFRIVEADKSIALSVDCNSRLTYLDPEEGGRQAVAEAARNVSCVGAKPLAITDCLNFGNPEKPEVMWQFARAVDGIADACRVLDTPVTGGNVSLYNETEGEGIFPTPTIGMVGLLPEGVEGVGAQLRGPGRSILLLGPFVGGLGGSFFLHHVHGQTAGRPLPIDLELEARLQALVRQLIADGLIETAHDCSEGGLAVALAELCLSGRNAAVRGEEGEFDEDLVGLSVRLPGATSGLASLLFGEAPSRILVAGLSEHQASIEAAAAQAGVPFLSLGESQAGAFTLAVGGETVIELPVWLLEEVHGSGFAHGLGLD; this is encoded by the coding sequence ATGCCCGCCTCCAGCACCCCGAAGGCCCTCCCCACCGACCCGCCGATCGACGACGCGCTGGCCTACGCCCACGGCCTCACCGAGGCCGAGTGGGAGAACGCCCGGGCGATCCTGGGCCGGCTGCCCACCTACACCGAGCTGGGGATCTTCTCGGTGATGTGGTCCGAGCACTGCTCCTACAAGAGCAGCCGCGTGCACCTGAAGCGCCTGCCCACGGAAGGGCCGCAGGTGCTCCAGGGGCCGGGCGAGAACGCCGGCATCGTGGACATCGGCGACGGCTGGGCCGTCTGCTTCAAGATGGAGAGCCACAACCACCCCTCCTACATCGAGCCCTACCAGGGCGCGGCGACCGGGGTCGGCGGCATCCTGCGCGACGTCTTCACCATGGGCGCCCGGCCGGTGGCGAACCTCGACTCCCTGCGCTTCGGACGCCCCGATCATCCGAAGACCCCTCACCTCGTCTCCGGGGTGGTCGCGGGCATCGGCGGCTACGGCAACTGCATGGGCGTGCCCACCGTCGGGGGCGAGGTGGCCTTCGACGCCTCCTACGACGGCAACTGCCTGGTCAACGCCTTCACCGCCGGTTTCCTGCGGGCCGACCGCATCTTCCGCGGCTACGCCGCCGGGCCGGGCAACCCCGTGCTCTACGTCGGCGCCAAGACTGGCCGCGACGGCATCCACGGCGCCACCATGGCCTCCGAGTCCTTCGACGAGGAGAGCGAGTCGAAGCGCCCCACCGTGCAGGTGGGCGACCCCTTCACCGAGAAGCTGCTGCTGGAGGCCTGCCTCGAGCTCTTCGCCACCGACTGCATCGTCGGCATCCAGGACATGGGCGCCGCGGGGCTCACCAGCTCGAGCTTCGAGATGGCCGGGCGCGCCGGCACCGGCCTGCGCCTCGACCTCGATCGGGTGCCGCAGCGCGAGGAGAAGATGACCCCCTACGAGCTGATGCTCTCCGAGTCCCAGGAGCGGATGCTCATGGTGGCCAAGAAGGGGAAGGAGGACGAGGTCCGCCGCATCTTCGAGAAGTGGGACCTCGACGCCGAGGTCGTCGGCGAGGTCACCGACACAGGAAGGGTCGAGGTGATCTTCCACGGCGAGGTCGTGGCCGACCTGCCGGCGGCGCCGCTGGCGGACGAGGCGCCGAGGTACGATCGGCCCCAGGCCCGGCCGGCCTGGCTCGACGAGCGCTGGGCCTTCGATCCCGCCAGCCTCCCGCCCCTCGAGGACGCCGGCGAGGTGCTCCTGCGCCTCCTCCACACCCCCGACCAGGCCTCCAAGCGCTGGGTCTACGAGCAGTACGATCACATGGTCCGCCTCGGCGGGCAGATCCGGCCCGGGGAGGGGGACGCCGCCCTCTTCCGGATCGTCGAGGCCGACAAGTCCATCGCCCTCTCGGTGGACTGCAACTCCCGGCTGACCTACCTCGACCCCGAGGAGGGCGGGCGGCAGGCCGTCGCCGAGGCCGCCCGCAACGTCTCCTGCGTCGGGGCGAAGCCGCTCGCCATCACCGACTGCCTGAACTTCGGCAACCCCGAGAAGCCCGAGGTGATGTGGCAGTTCGCCCGGGCGGTGGACGGCATCGCCGACGCCTGCCGGGTGCTCGACACGCCGGTCACCGGCGGCAACGTCAGCCTCTACAACGAGACCGAGGGCGAGGGCATCTTCCCCACGCCGACCATCGGAATGGTCGGGCTCCTCCCCGAGGGCGTCGAGGGCGTGGGCGCCCAGCTGCGAGGCCCGGGCCGCTCGATCCTCCTGCTCGGCCCCTTCGTCGGCGGGCTCGGCGGCAGCTTCTTCCTCCACCACGTCCACGGGCAGACCGCCGGCCGGCCCCTGCCCATCGACCTCGAGCTCGAGGCGCGGCTGCAGGCGCTGGTCCGCCAGCTCATCGCCGACGGCCTCATCGAGACCGCCCACGACTGCAGCGAGGGGGGCCTGGCCGTCGCGCTCGCCGAGCTCTGCCTCTCCGGGCGCAACGCCGCGGTGCGCGGCGAGGAGGGCGAGTTCGACGAGGACCTCGTCGGCCTCTCGGTGCGCCTGCCGGGCGCCACCTCGGGGCTCGCCTCCCTCCTCTTCGGCGAGGCGCCCTCCCGGATCCTCGTCGCCGGCCTCTCCGAGCACCAGGCCTCGATCGAGGCCGCCGCGGCCCAGGCCGGGGTGCCCTTCCTCTCCCTCGGCGAGTCGCAGGCCGGCGCCTTCACCCTCGCGGTCGGCGGCGAGACGGTGATCGAGCTGCCGGTCTGGCTCCTCGAGGAGGTCCACGGCAGTGGCTTCGCCCACGGGCTCGGCCTCGACTAG
- the purS gene encoding phosphoribosylformylglycinamidine synthase subunit PurS, whose translation MRATVHVSLKEGVLDPQGKAVGQALGRLGFDEVSEVRLGRTVNLELEAKSEAEARERLVEMCEKLLANTVIEDYRIELGED comes from the coding sequence ATGCGCGCCACCGTTCACGTCTCCCTCAAGGAAGGTGTCCTCGATCCCCAGGGCAAGGCCGTGGGCCAGGCCCTCGGCCGGCTGGGCTTCGACGAGGTCAGCGAGGTGCGGCTCGGCCGCACGGTGAACCTCGAGCTCGAGGCCAAGAGCGAGGCCGAGGCCCGCGAGCGCCTCGTCGAGATGTGCGAGAAGCTCCTCGCCAACACGGTGATCGAGGACTACCGCATCGAGCTCGGCGAGGACTGA